From Triticum urartu cultivar G1812 chromosome 2, Tu2.1, whole genome shotgun sequence, a single genomic window includes:
- the LOC125537988 gene encoding heparan-alpha-glucosaminide N-acetyltransferase yields MGVYELVRSEDAAGPALDLEAGRCGPAPPAKASPPAPRQQRLVSLDVFRGITVLLMIIVDDAGSFLPAMNHSPWEGVTIADFVMPFFLFIVGVALALAYKRVPDKLDATRKATLRALKLFCVGLVLQGGFFHGVRSLTFGVDITQIRLLGILQRIAIAYLVTALCQIWLKGDDDVDSGLDLIKRYRYQLLAGLLITITYMVLLYGTYVPDWEYRISGPGSTEKTFTVKCGVRGDSGPGCNAVGMIDRKILGIQHLYGRPVYARSQQCSIDSPQNGPLPPDAPSWCQAPFDPEGLLSSVMAIVTCLIGLQYGHIIVHFQKHRERIMHWLVPSFGMLVLAFAMDFFGMHMNKPLYTVSYTLCTAGAAGLLFAGIYTLVDLYGYRRPTIAMEWMGMHALMIFVLIACNILPIFIHGFYCGEPNNNLLKFIGIRA; encoded by the exons ATGGGCGTCTACGAGCTCGTCCGGAGCGAGGACGCCGCGGGCCCCGCGCTGGATCTGGAGGCCGGCCGCTGCGGCCCCGCGCCGCCGGCCAAGGCGTCTCCGCCGGCGCCGCGGCAGCAGCGGCTCGTCTCGCTCGACGTCTTCCGGGGAATCACCGTGCTG CTTATGATTATCGTGGACGACGCTGGATCGTTTCTTCCGGCAATGAACCACTCTCCTTGGGAAGGTGTAACCATAGCTGATTTCGTCATGCCTTTTTTCCTTTTCATCGTTGGGGTTGCTCTAGCTCTGGCGTACAAG AGAGTGCCGGATAAATTGGATGCAACTCGAAAGGCAACACTTCGTGCACTGAAGCTCTTCTGTGTTGGTCTTGTTCTGCAAG GTGGATTTTTTCATGGAGTTCGTAGCCTTACTTTTGGGGTTGATATTACACAAATACGTTTGCTGGGTATACTGCAG AGAATCGCAATAGCTTATCTTGTTACAGCACTCTGTCAGATTTGGCTCAAGGGAGATGATGATGTAGATTCTGGACTTGATTTGATCAAGAGATACAGATATCAACT ACTCGCAGGCTTACTCATCACAATCACCTACATGGTTCTCTTGTATGGTACCTACGTTCCTGACTGGGAGTATCGGATATCAGGTCCTGGTTCCACAGAGAAAACGTTCACT GTCAAATGTGGTGTACGAGGTGACTCTGGGCCAGGCTGCAATGCGGTTGGCATGATTGACCGCAAAATCTTAGGCATCCAGCATCTCTATGGTCGACCGGTTTATGCGCGATCCCAG CAATGCAGCATTGATTCACCGCAAAATGGGCCACTCCCTCCTGATGCACCCTCATGGTGCCAGGCCCCTTTTGATCCTGAAGGGCTTCTCAG TTCTGTGATGGCCATCGTCACCTGCTTGATCGGTCTCCAATACGGGCACATAATTGTACATTTTCAG AAACACAGGGAAAGAATCATGCACTGGCTTGTCCCTTCCTTCGGCATGCTCGTCCTGGCCTTCGCAATGGACTTCTTCG GAATGCATATGAATAAGCCATTGTACACCGTAAGTTACACTCTGTGCACCGCTGGTGCTGCGGGGCTCCTCTTCGCGGGGATCTACACACTGGTCGACCTCTACGGGTACCGTCGCCCGACTATCGCCATGGAGTGGATGGGGATGCATGCCCTGATGATATTTGTCCTGATTGCGTGCAACATTCTACCCATCTTCATTCATGGCTTCTACTGTGGGGAGCCCAATAACAACCTT TTGAAGTTCATTGGGATTAGGGCATGA